The genomic interval GCCCGTGTGAAGATGGACCGGCCGATCGAAATCAGTCTGGAGCGATGAGAATGCGGCGAACATGGCGTTGCAGAACGGGCTAACGAGCGCGCAGGCGCGCGCGGCACTCGCAAGAGAGGGCCCCAACGAGATCGCGGCGATACGCGTCCCTGCGATTCTGGATTTATTACGCAAGTTTTGGTCGCCGATTCCATGGTTGCTCGAAGGCGCGATTCTTCTATCCATAGCCGCGGGCCGCGATAAAGATGCCATCGCGATCGCCTTCCTGCTGTTTTTCAACGTCGTTCTCGCTTTTCTCCAAGAGCGGCGCGCGCATCGCGCGGTCGCGTTGCTTCACGCCGCCCTCGTCGTCCATGCCAAAGTGCTGCGGGACGGTGCGTGGACGACCCTCGCATCCCGCGAGGTCGTCCCGGGTGACGTCGTCCGGCTCGTCGTCGGCGATATGGTTCCGGCCGACATCCAACTGAGCGCCGGCGACGTGCAAATCGACCAAGCCGTACTCACGGGCGAATCGATCCCCCGCGACGCCGGTGCATCCGAGACGATCTATGCCGGATCGACCGTTAGACGCGGCGATGCAACCGGCGTCGTTGTAGCGACCGGCCCCCGAACCCGCTTTGGAAAAACCGCCGAGCTCGTGCGCGATGCCCGCGCCGTTGGGAGCATCGAACGCCTGATCTTCGGCATCGTACGGTCGCTCGCGATCGTGAGCGTCGCCGTCGTCGTTGTCGTGGGCATTGCAGCGTACGCAATACACGTTACGCTAGCCGAGATTCTCAACTTCGCGCTGGTCGTCGTCTTAGCATCGATTCCGGTCGCTCTCCCGACGGCGTTCACGCTTGCGACGGCCCTGGGATCGCTGGAACTCGCGCGCTGCGGCGTCCTGGTTACGCATTTGACGGCGATCGAAGATGCCGCCTCAATGGACGTCTTGTGCGCGGATAAAACCGGCACGCTGACCGATAACCGCATCAGAGTGGCCGACGTCCGCGCGTGCGCGCCGTACGACCGCGACGACGTCTTACGCTTCGCGGCCGCCGCATCGGAGGCATCCGGGCAGGACCCCATCGATCTGGCGATCCTCGCTGCAGCAGCCGAAAGCGCAGCGCCCGACAAGGCGCTGGCCATCGAGCGATTCGTGCCGTTCGATCCACAGACGAAGCGCGCGAGCGCGACCGTTCAACTCGCCGGGGGGACGTTCGCGATGGTGGAAAAGGGAGCGCCGGTCGCACTCGGGGTCGCGTTCGCGCAAGCTGCCGCGTTGGCAGGCTCGGGCTATCGCGTCATCGGCGTCACGGTTACGAGCGGTGGGCAAACCTTACCGGTAGGCTTGCTGGGCCTCGCCGATCCTCCGCGTTCGGATGCGGCCGAACTCGTACGCGATATCCGCGCGCGCGGGGTCGAAGTGCGGATGCTGACCGGCGACGCGCGCGAGACCGCGCTCCACGTTGCGGCACAAGTCGGCATCCCGCCCGAATCCGTCGATGCGTCGATCTATCCGGAGCAGAAGCTCCAGATCGTGCAACGGGAGCAGGCCGCCGGGCACGTCGTCGGCATGACCGGCGACGGGGTGAACGACGCTCCGTCGCTCAAGGCCGCCAACGTCGGCATCGCCGTCTCCAACGCCACCGATATCGCCAAAGCCGCTGCGAGTATCATCTTGACGCAGCCTGGCCTCGCGAACGTGCGCAACGCCATCGACTCCAGCCGGCGTATCTATCAGCGCATGTTGACCTATGTCGTCGCCAAAATCGTGAAATATTTCGAAATCGTATTGGTAACCAGCATAGGTTTCTTCATCTTTCGCCACTTCGTGCTCTCCGCAACATTGATGGTCGCGTTGATGGTGTTCAACGATTTCGTGACGCTCTCTCTTTCCAGCGATCGCGTCGCACCGTCACGGGGTTTCGATGCTTGGCACGTGAG from Candidatus Dormiibacterota bacterium carries:
- a CDS encoding HAD-IC family P-type ATPase, which encodes MALQNGLTSAQARAALAREGPNEIAAIRVPAILDLLRKFWSPIPWLLEGAILLSIAAGRDKDAIAIAFLLFFNVVLAFLQERRAHRAVALLHAALVVHAKVLRDGAWTTLASREVVPGDVVRLVVGDMVPADIQLSAGDVQIDQAVLTGESIPRDAGASETIYAGSTVRRGDATGVVVATGPRTRFGKTAELVRDARAVGSIERLIFGIVRSLAIVSVAVVVVVGIAAYAIHVTLAEILNFALVVVLASIPVALPTAFTLATALGSLELARCGVLVTHLTAIEDAASMDVLCADKTGTLTDNRIRVADVRACAPYDRDDVLRFAAAASEASGQDPIDLAILAAAAESAAPDKALAIERFVPFDPQTKRASATVQLAGGTFAMVEKGAPVALGVAFAQAAALAGSGYRVIGVTVTSGGQTLPVGLLGLADPPRSDAAELVRDIRARGVEVRMLTGDARETALHVAAQVGIPPESVDASIYPEQKLQIVQREQAAGHVVGMTGDGVNDAPSLKAANVGIAVSNATDIAKAAASIILTQPGLANVRNAIDSSRRIYQRMLTYVVAKIVKYFEIVLVTSIGFFIFRHFVLSATLMVALMVFNDFVTLSLSSDRVAPSRGFDAWHVSRLVTASATIGIFTSAAILALLMYERSTARLDLASLRGLAFFALACMGQVAILALRERDAIFKEPPSAFLVGSAVLAIAGVSWMALRGALMPPLPPAVVAQALIAIAIWGLLLLLVKLPIYRLFGVGRDVTPLIASHTA